The DNA segment GTAACAGCTCAATGGTGGAAGATGCAGAACGCTTTATCGCACAGTTCCCTGATGAATAATCTTTGCCCTACAAAAAACATCAAAGAATGAACGTGATACCTCTGTAACTTAGCGTTGACCCAACGTAAAAAGGTGGCTTTATGAGCCACCTTTTTTATTGCGTACAGAATCACACTTCCGCGTTTAATCGTGCTCAGCGCGGTTGAGCTTAAACACTGCCATGCTTTCCGCCAGCAGCTGCGCCTGCTCCTCAAGAGAACGCGTTGCCGCCGTCGCCTGCTCGACTAACGCGGCGTTCTGTTGTGCGACCTGATCCATCTGGGTGATCGCGATATTCACCTGCTCAATGCCGTGTGTTTGCTCGGTCGTAGCGATAGAGATTTCACGCATCAGACTGGTCACGCGCGTCACTTCGCTGGAGATTTCGAGCATCGTCGCAGCGGCAGACTTCACCATGTTCGAACCTTCCGACACCCGACTTTCCGAATCCCCAATCAGCTCTTTAATCTCTTTGGCCGATTGCGCGCTGCGCTGCGCCAGACTACGTACTTCGCCTGCGACGACGGCAAAACCTCGCCCTTGTTCACCGGCACGCGCAGCTTCAACCGCTGCGTTCAGCGCCAGAATGTTGGTCTGGAAGGCAATGCCATCGATCACTGTGATAATGTCGCCGATGCGCTTCGAACTGTCGGTAATACCCTGCATCTTGTCCATCACCTGATTGACCACCTGACTGCCCTTGGCGGCGATAGATGAAACGCTTTGCGCCAGCTGATTGGCCTGTTCAGAGTTTGCAGCGTTCATGCGAACCGTGGAAGTCAGCTGTTCCATACTCGCTGCAGTTTCCTCGAGCGAAGCGGCGGACTCTTCCGTGCGCTGCGCAAGATGCACATTTCCGGCCGCCAGCTCACGGGAGCCGACATCAATCTGATTTCCTGCATCGCGGACGCGGCCCACCGACAGCACCAGTGAATCCTGCATTTGTTTCATCGCTTTCAGCAGGCGTCCCATCTCGTTGTTATGAGAATCGTCAATTTCGTGAGTCAGATCGCCTTTGGCAATGTACTCCAACTGAGCGATGGAAAACGTCAGCGGATGCATGATCAGTTTCTGCAACGCAAACCACGCCAGTATCGCAATCGTCAGAGCGACGATGAAAGCCACAGCGATAATGGTCAGCTGAATACGTGCCTGCGCGCGCGCCTGCTCAATACGTTGATTGGTGTTATCCACCGCATAGGCGCGGAAGTCGGTCAGCGCTTTGTCGTAGGCATTGCTGTACGGGGTGATTTTGTTTTCCAGCACGTCGTAATAGCTGTCAGCGCTTTGCGACTGGAGAGCCTGAAGAACAGGCATCAATCCATTGGCTTTGTATGCATCGTAGGTTTTTTTCACCGCGGCTGATAAATCTCTGCCGCGCGGGGTCTCGTCCTCGATGCTCACGAATTTCGCCAACTCGGCATCCGCCTGTTTGATATAACCCGCGATTCGATCGGTTGTCGCTTTTGCATCGTCCATCATGCCGATTTCCAGCTGACGAACGGCTACTCCGCTGGCGACCCGGGTACGTAACGAGTAACTGTAGCTGTCAGCCAGCGAACCTAACTCCTCGCCCTGAAGCTGATTAATCTTTTGCAGTGATGTGGCACTTTGCCTGATGGCATTGGCGCCCAGCACGCTCACCAGCAGTAAAATCAGGGTCATAAACACTAACAGGCCGATCAGACCGGCCTTTACGCTCAGCTTATTCAACATACGGTGTTATCCAGTGATTCAGGTGAAAAGGAGAAATGCATATCGCGGTAGGGGTCAGGTTCAGCCTGACTTTTATTTGAATAGAGTTATCGGCAATTGACTGAAATTCTTGATAAGAAAAGCAAAAACAGGCAGTTACACGGTGAAAGGGCTTAGACGTAAATTTTACTGCCGGCAGGCCAGTTTTTATGACCACGCAACAGCAGGTCGTACCGGAAAATACGAATGCGACATTCAGAGAAAAGGACGGGAATTCACGGGAGACTTGGCTATAATGTGCGGCACTCTATTCCTGGTTCAATTAAGGAAACCAACCATGAGCTTACTGAATGTACCTGCTGGCAAAGACATGCCAGAAGATATCTACGTTGTTATCGAAATCCCGGCAAATGCTGATCCGATCAAATACGAAGTAGATAAAGACACCGGCGCACTGTTCGTAGACCGTTTCATGTCTACAGCAATGTTCTACCCGTGCAACTACGGTTACATCAACCACACTCTGTCTCTGGATGGCGACCCGGTTGACGTTCTGGTGCCAACGCCATATCCACTGCAACCGGGTTCTGTGATCCGTTGCCGCCCGGTTGGTATGTTGAAAATGACCGACGAAGCAGGCGAAGATGCGAAACTGGTTGCCGTTCCGCACACCAAACTGAGCAAAGAATACGATCACATCAAAGATGTGAACGACTTGCCAGAGCTGCTGCGCGGCCAGATCACCCACTTCTTCGAGCAGTACAAAGCGCTGGAAAAAGGCAAATGGGTGAAAGTTGACGGCTGGGCTGATGCTGCTGCCGCGAAAGAAGAGATCGTCGCTTCATTCGAACGTGCTAAAAACAAGTAATTGATCCTGTAAATCATTGCTTGCTCTGTACGAAAAAGAACACCGCCAGATGGCGGTGTTCTTTTATGTATTATACGTTGATACACAACGTTTATTTTTCGACGATCTTGCTCATATCACTCACTACACCGCGTCGTTACGCTTCACCCAGTCCCCACCTTCTATTCTCGGCACACCATCCAGTGAGCGAATATAGAGATAAATCCAGGCGCTGCCGTACGGCGTCGAAATCAGCTCGCGACGATAATCTTTCGTATTACTCTTCAGTTCATCCAGCTCGGCTAAGATAGACGAGGTTATGCGGTAAACTTCGCAGTAGACCTTTCCTTCCCCTGGAATCACAGCAGGATAGTGCCCCAGATTATAGAGCGCATATCCTTCCAGCTCATGGTCACCCAACCATTGAGCGTTCGTCATCCAATGACTGTTGCCTTGCTTGCGTCGCAGACTACCGTAAACAATTATTCGCATGTTTATATTCGTATAGTAAAAGTCACATGAATTAGAACTCAAACTGATAGAGCAAATCCAATGCCTGATCGATGCCCGATACCGCCTGCAGGTAAAGCTTCGGCATCAACCTATAGCGTAAAGTGAGTGTTGCCAGTGAGTCGAAAATCCCGACGCCATATTTCACCTGTAAACCGGGTAAAACATAGCCGCTGACCACCACCTGGGAGCTGTCTCCCACGCCCTGAGTATCCAGTGCCAGATTGCTGACACCAAACGCCTCGCCGATTTTACCCACAAGTTTACCACTTTGTGCAACCCCCAACCCGATAAGTGCTGAGGTCATTGCCCCGCTGTCACCGCCAGAATTGTCTAATCCCTGCCCGCGAAGCAGGTAGGACAAGGCTTCTTGCTGTGACATCGCCGGATCCGAGAATATTTCAAGTTTCGGTGCATCGGCCTCGCCGGTGACCCTTAAACCCGCCACAACGTCATTTTCTGTCGCATCCGGATTACGGATCGCTTCCAGATTCAGCAGTGGCTGGTCCGCCGGGCCGGAGAATAACAGCTGGCCTTTACGTACGATCAGATCCTGTCCGTACGCGTGGAAACGGCCAGAAGGAATGTTGATCTGACCGTTCAGGCCGAGACCGCGGCTGTCCTGTGCGACTTTCAGCGCACCTTCGAGACGGGCTTTCAGGCCGAACGCATCCAGACGCACATCTTTGCCGATATTCACCATCAGATTGCTGTTGATCGGGATCGAGGCCGTGGCCGGTTTGATCGGCTGACGCTGGTCGTTAAGCATCACTTCGTCAGACGACACGCCAACTGCGCTTTCCGGCAACTCCTGCACCGTAATACGCGCCCACGGGATATCGACTGAGCCGTTGAGCGAGAATAACTGCGGTGTGGCATCGAACACCAGATCCGGTGATACGTCCAGACGCACCATCGGCGGCACGGAAACACGTACCCGATCGCCACGCGCCGCAATCCGGGCGCGCCAGGCATTCAGCTCGCTCCAGTCAGCGTTACCGTTAAGCTCCAGCTGGCCGTGCGCGGTTTTGATCACCCCTTCCATCAGCGATGACATACCGTTGAAATTAATGTTGATATTGGCGTCGGTAATATCAAATGGCATGAACTGGCCGTCGAAATCGACGCCGCTCAGCGCCAGTTTGCCGAATACCTGCGGTTTCTGCGCATCGCCGCCTAATCGCAGATTGGCGTTGAGAATACCAGAGACTTTCTCGCCGTCCATCAGTGCCGGTTGCAACAGCGCCATCGAGATGCGGGTGATATTGACGTTACCGCCGAGAGTGCGTTTACCCTGCGGATCGGCAATCTGAATATTGCCATCCAGCTGGCCGTTGTTGGCAATGCGAATCAGCCAGTCGAGCGTTGCGCGGCCATTGTTCAGACCGGCATTCAGGTTCAGCGTATCGAACGCAACCGGCAGCGGACTTCCCTGCACCAGTTGCTGAACCTTCACACCTTTACCGACGAGCGAAACGCTGGCCTGCGGCAATCCGCCATCAGCTTTCCAGCTCACGTCAGCCTTCCCACTGAAAACACCGCTGAGCTGCGTGTCATCGGTCAGGAAGGGTTTGATCATCGCCAGATCGAAGCGATTTAGCACCACGCTCGCCTGCCCGCTGGCACCGGCATCAATGGTTTTCGGTACGCACAGACTGGCATTTGGATTCTGCCAGCAATGTGGGCCGACGGTGATACGTTGCTCTTTGTTGAAATAATCCAGCGCGATAGAACGGTTAAGACGCCATTCGCCGACCGGCGTATCGAACAACGTATTGTTGACGGTGCCTTTCCATTCTTCTGTCGCGCGGTCAAAACTGCCGCTCAGCGCCAGACGGCCCGAAACCGGTTTGCCATCGACCCGGAGCGTCAGCTGATGCTGCTTCTCGTTGCCTTTGGCCTCCAGATTGATATCGGTGATATCCAGCGCATCCTGTTTAAGTTGCTGAATGCGCACCGCCAGATTGCCCTGAATCTGGTCGGTGGAACTGACGTCACCTTTCACATCTACACGGCGGATAGTCAGTGCCTGCCATTTCAGACCGGTCGCCGTCAGATCAGCCAGTAGCTTCGGCGCTTTCAGGTCACCGCGCAGTTGCAACATCCCTTTCGCCACTCCGCCCAGCCCTGGCAGTGCGCCGTCGAGATGCGGTGCATCGACTTTGGCGTCCAGATCCCAGGTATCGCTGAGTTTGCCTTTCACATCCAGATTATTGCGACCCAGTTCGACATGCAGCTGAGGAATATCCCACTGCCCGTAACTGTTGCCGCGCAGATTGCCCTGCGCTTTGACGGCATTTTGCTTAACATTGCCGTTCAGCTCCAGTACCGGTACTTGTACCTGCCAGGTGCCACCGTAGAGGCTGCCGCGCGTGGCGATTTTGCCCTGCAACTTTGCAGGCCAGTCCGGCCATTGTTTGGCAGTGTTAATACCGGTCAGCTTCAGTTCACTGTTCCAGCTAATGGCTTTGCTCCAATCCACCACGCCGGTCAGGTCGGTATTTCCCTCCAGCGCCGCCAGCCGCAACAGCGTCAGCCTGAATTGCTCCACGTTACCCTTACCGTCCAGCGTCAACGTGGCTGGCGGGATCTGATCACCTTTAAAATCGGCGCGCAGTGACAGCGCGTAATCCGTCGCTTTACCGCTGAAGTTCAGCTTAAAGCCTTTGACCTGATACTGCGGCGTACCGACCAGCGGCCACTGCAAGGCGTCACTGGTGAGCCTGAGGTCGACAGGCAAACCAGCCTCAGCCAGCTGAGTTTGCAAGGCAAGTTGTGCACGCACCGGGCCGGAAAGATTAAGACCGACGTTCAGTTTGTCGCGCAGACCGCCCGCGACCTTCAGTTTGATCTTTTCACCTTTTACCGGATCGACGTTCACGGCGGTATTGATGGTCATGTCCACCGGCCAGTTTTGATTCAGCGTCGCCTGCCCTATCCCGTCCAGCGAGCCCTGCGGCGAACGGATCATCAATTTATCGAGCTTAACAATCTGATCCTGAGTACTGGCTTTTAGTTCGAATCGGGTGATAAGTACGTCGGTATCACCGGTCAGCCGCAGATTTTCAGCGGTAATTTGCTGAATATCCAGATCAACCGGCAGACGGTAATCCGGTAACTCAGGCAGCAGCGGTTTGGCGAACAATTCCTGCAACGTTTCACCCAGCGGCTTTTCCGGCACCACGGCAACAGGTTCGGCCGGTTTGCCGGTGGCTTTCTCCACTGCTTTATCCTGCGCGGCCTGCACCACATCCGGTAACGGGTTGACCGGGGTTTTCGGCAGAGCGATCAGTAATCCGCCGATCTGGGTTGGCATCAACTGGATGGCGCGGCCTTCCCAATGGGCGCCGGTGCGGAAAGACGCCAGAGAAATCGCGCGATCGTCCAGCGTGACATTGATGTTTTCCAGCGTCAGGACGCGTAACGTGATTGGGTAAGGCGTGCTGAGATTAGTCAGCGGCTCGCTGTTTTCGGGTTCTGGTTGCGGCTGCGCGGGCGTCATTTCTTTGGTGTTCACCACCACGTTGACGTCTTTGACCCGCAGCGCATTTACGCACAGCGCGCTGTTTTTCAGGCAGGAGAAATCGAGGGAGAGATGAAACTCTCCGGCTTTGACATCTACGCCCGGCATTTCGTAATGCACGCCTTTGAGCGTCAGATCGCGCCATCCGCCTTCGGTGCTGGCAATATTCAGCCCCGGTACAAAGCGGTTAGCGCCGTTGATCATCAGATGCAGGCCAGTTTGCGTTCCGACCAGAAAGGCCACCAGGCCAATTAACAGCATCAGGAAGATCAAAAACCCCAGACAGACTTTCTTAAATAAACTCATAATTCCGGACCCAAACCGATGTAAAACTGCAATCCATGCTCATCTTTATCGCCAACAGGTGCGGCGACATCCAGTTTCACCGGGCCGATCGGTGAAGCCCAGCGCACCCCTACACCCGCGCCGGTTTTGAAATCGTTTTTCGTGATGTCATTCACCGCTTCGCCGGAATCGACGAACACAGCGCCCCACCATTTTCCGGTGACGTTGTACTGATATTCCAGCGAGCCGGTGCCCAGATACGACGCACCGGTGAGTTTGCCTTCATCGTCGCGTGGAGAAATGGATTTGTATTTGTAGCCGCGAATACTGCGGTCACCACCGGCGAAGAAGCGTAAGGACGGCGGCACACGTTCGAAATCGTTGGTTTCGATCCAGCCAATGTTACCGCGCATAACAAACCGGTGTTTGTCTTCAAGCGTGCGGATCCATACGTTCTGCGCCTGAACCACGGCAAAATCAACGTCTGAGCCCCAGGTCGTATCGGAGACATCCAGAGAGTAACGCTGAGAATCCCCCCAGGTCGGCATCAGGCCGCCACGCTGACGTGTACGGTTGAGGCTGACGCCCGGATAAAGCAGCATCGTGGTGTTAGTGACGCTGCCCTGCGTAAAGTGGTCAAGGCTCCAGCGCAAATTCACCGCGTGTTGCCAGCCGCTGGAGAGATCCCAATAGCGCGCCAGATTGACGGTGGTGGAATCTGAATTGGTATCGTTGAGGTCTTCGCGTTTGAAACCGCCCTGCACCAGATAATATTGTTCGAGAGGGGATTTCAGCAGCGGGATTTTATAGCTCAGATCTAAAGACTGTTCCGGCCCCGAAAGCGTGGTCGAGGTTTCAAAGCTGTGGCCACGATCGTTGACCCACGGTTTTTTCCAGTTGGCCGTGACGCGCGGGCCAATATCTGTGGAATATCCGACACCGGTTTCGATTGTGTTTTCGGTGCGCGGCGAAACCAGCGCATTCAGCGGCAACGTTTTACTGACTTTAGCATCGGTAAAATCAGGTGAGACCACTACGGAGTTGAACCAGCCCGTCGCAGACAGGCGACGGTTCAGCTCAGCCAGCTGCGCAGAGGTGTAATAATCACCTTTGTGGAACGGCACCAGATTTTGCAGATAATCATCCCGGATCTGCGAGCCCTGATAATGCACGTCGCCAAAGCGGTAACGCTGTCCGCTATCAAACTGAATATCCCAGAACGCTTTGTGTTCATCTTCGATGACACCCAGCTGGCTTTTCAGCATGTTAGCGTCGAAGTACCCTTTGCGCAGTGCCACACCAGTAAGGGAACTTTTAAAGTGTTCGTAGGTTCCGTGGTTGAGAATGGTGCCCACGGCGGGGACCTGAGTTTCTTTCAGTTTTTCGAATTCGTTATCTTTATCTGCCTGCCCGGTGATCACCACCGTCGTTCCGGCGATTTTGACCGGTGTACCCGGCGTCACTTTTGCAATCAGTACCGGACGTCCCGGTGGGGGCGTCTCACGGTAGTCAAAATCAATTGTCGGGGAATAATAGCCCAGCGGCCGCAGACCTTGCTCAATCGCGGCACTGACGCGCGCACGAAACCGACCATTCGCCCCGACTTCATCGCTTTCGATAGAAGACAAACGCACGCGAACGTTTTTTTCCAAATCGCCATCCAGGCCTTCCAGCTGCAAACGTACTTTCGCTGCCATGGAAAGTGAGGGGGCGAGCAGTACACATAACAAACCCAGTTCACGATATCGTGGCACACGCACTCCTGCTAATTTTGCTGTCCTGTTAAAATTTCAGATGCCCGCCGGAAAAAATCCGCCCATCTTTGGCAGATTCAGCTTTTAATGTCTGATGAAGGCAGTTTAGTGCCAATCCCATGAAAATGTTCAACGACGGCGCAACGTTCCCCGTATTGTGTGCAAAGACGCAATCAGATACAACTAAGAGTGACCCGTTGGTCATTAATCTCTGTTACTAATTTTGTTCACTAATGCAACAAATGGAGTCTCCCGTGGTGCAACTTTCCGACAAAACGCATGTTGTAAATCAAGAAGATGCGTTACCTGGCCGTACAACACCGATGCCAGTGGCAACGACTCACGCCGTAAATGGACATTCGATGACGTATGTTCCTGACAATATGGAAGTCGCGGTTTTTGCGATGGGATGCTTCTGGGGCGTAGAGCGTCTGTTCTGGCAACTGGAAGGGGTTCACAGCACGGCAGCCGGTTACAGCGGCGGTTTCACCCCGAACCCGACTTATCGTGAAGTGTGCAGCGGCCAGACCGGCCATGCGGAAGTGGTGCGCGTGGTCTTTGACCCTTCGGTTATCAGCTACGCGAAGCTGTTGCAGATTTTCTGGGAAAATCATGACCCGGCGCAGGGTATGCGTCAGGGCGGCGATATCGGCACACAGTACCGTTCAGCGTTATATGTGCTGAGCGCAGAGCAACAGGATCAGGCGCTGGCCAGTCTGGCAAGTTTCCAGCAGGCGATGGACGACGCGAACGACAAGCGCACCATCACCACTGAAATCACCGAGGCCCTGCCGTTCTATTATGCGGAGGACGATCATCAGCAATATCTGTTTAAAAATCCGGAAGGTTACTGCGGTTTAGGCGGAATTGGTGTCTGTCTGCCACCGCAATAATGCGGGATTTTTAAGCGCTGGCGGCGGTCTCAGTGCTGCTGCTATACTATCCGGGTCACAAATGTGGCCCATTAAAATTATTTCTGGCAATTATCTTTGTTTTTTTCATCCTTAATGCTTCTTTCTTCTGAACTGACTTTTAATCTGAGATTAAAATGACGTTGAGCTGAGTCATCAATAAGCAGCAAAAATAATGAGTGCCTTTCCCTGCCGGTTTACACCGGTGTTAAACGGATAGATTATGTTAAACAGTATCTTACTGATTCTTTTACTTATCGCGATCAGTGCCTTTTTCTCGCTTTCAGAGATATCGCTGGCCGCTTCCCGCAAGATAAAACTTAAACAGTTGGCAGACGAAGGAAACGTCAATGCCTCTCGCGTAATGAAACTACAGGAAACCCCTGGCCTGTTCTTCACCGTGGTACAGATCGGCCTGAATGCCGTCGCCATCCTCGGTGGTATTGTCGGCGATGCCGCTTTCTCCCCAGCGTTCCAGTCCTTCTTTATTCGTTTCATGTCGCCAGAAATGGCGGATCAAATCAGCTTTATCTGCTCCTTCGTGCTGGTCACCAGTCTGTTTATTCTGTTCGCTGACCTCACTCCGAAGCGCATCGGTATGATTTCACCTGAATCGGTTGCGGTCCGTATAGTCAACCCGATGCGTTTCTGCCTGTTGGTGTGCCGCCCGATGGTGTGGTTCTTCAACGGAATGGCGAACATGATTTTCCGCCTGTTCAAATTGCCGATGGTGCGTAACGACGACATCACCTCTGATGACATTTATGCCGTAGTGGAAGCCGGTGCACTGGCCGGTGTGTTACGAAAACAGGAACATGAGCTGATTGAAAACGTGTTCGAACTTGAATCGCGCACAGTGCCATCGTCAATGACCTCACGCGAGAGCGTGATTTTCTTTGATCTGCGCGAAAGCGAAGAGAGCATTAAAGAGAAGATTTCCACGCATCCGCACTCGAAATTTCTGGTCTGCGACGGTCATATCGATCAGGTCGTGGGTTATGTTGACTCGAAAGACTTACTGAACCGCGTGCTGGGCAATCAGAGTTTAATGCTGAGCAGCGGCGTGCAGATCCGCAACGCATTGATCGTGCCGGATACGTTGACGCTGTCCGAAGCGCTCGAAAGCTTTAAAGCCGCCGGAGAAGACTTCGCGGTGATCCTCAACGAATACGCGCTGGTGGTCGGTATTATCACGCTCAACGACGTCATGACGACGCTGATGGGCGATTTAGTCGGTCAGGGTATGGAAGAGCAGATTGTAGCCCGTGACGAGCATTCGTGGCTGATCGAAGGCGGTACGCCAATCGAAGACGTAATGCGCGTGCTGCATATCGAAGCGTTCCCGCAGAACGGCAATTATGAAACCATCGGCGGTTTCATGATGTTCATGCTGCGTAAAATCCCTAAGCGTACGGACTTCGTGAAATTCTCTGGCTACAAATTTGAAGTGGTTGATATCGACAGCTACAAGATTGACCAGCTGCTGGTGACGCGCATTGTCGATCAGCCCGTCGCCCCTCTGTTGCCAAAAACGCCGCAGGAAATTAAAGACGAGAAGAAAGCGCAGGCACAGTCTTAACGATAAAACCGCGCGGTTTGCCGAATGCCAGAAACACGAACGGCCCCTTTCAGAGGGGCCGTTTTTTTTGCGCCTGCTGCGCCAGATGGGCGTCAGCGACTACGCGCAGGGCGTTTAGCCCATTTCTGTCTGCAAATGCATAACCTGACGGTTAACTTCAGACATCACGCTAAAGTGGCGCTTATCACGAACCTTCGGCAACAGAATTTTGCCTTGGTCAAACTCAAAAGCGCCGACGTCTTTGATATACAAACGTCCACGGAACAGTGTCTTGACGTACTTCGCGACTTTCATCGGATTGTAACGCTGGAAGATTCTCATTTTTCTACTTTTCTCCGTTAAATCACTGCATGCGCCGGCCACGTCGCAAGGCGACAGATACCGGAACAGAAAAAGGAACAATTGCAGTGATGAGACATATAACATAGCAGGGCACTCAGGTATTGCCAGTGTATTTAACTGCTTTTACATTGCTTTTCAGTATTGTCTTAAGCCCTGACACTTGTTGGCAGTATAACCCTGCTTTATGTGTCAATTTTGTAACCAGCAACACAAATTTAACAACTCAACAGGACAGACCACTTAAGCCATCCTATGCTTGGCGGGTCTGCCCTTTTGTGCCCCGGAGAATGTATGCTTCTAAGAAGTCTGTGTGTGATCAGTTTTATGACATTTTCGCTTTTTGCATCGGCCCATAACTTTACCCTCGGCCAGCGTGTCGCCCCCGTCGGCGTCGATGATAAAGGCGAACTGAACGACGTCAACGACACGTTCAGCTACACCAAATGGAACAGTGCCAGACTGCCGGGAAAAGTGCGTATCGTGCAGCATATGGCGGGAAGAAGCAGTGCCAAAGCACTGAACGAACCATTGATTGAAGCCATCAAGTCGGCGAATTTGCCGCATGATCGTTATCAGACGACGACCATCGTCAACATTGACGATGCTATTATCGGCACCAGCCTGTTTGTGCGTAAAAGCATTGAAAGCGGCAAGCGGGAATTCCCATGGTCGCAAATCATTGTCGACAGTAACGGTGTGGTGAAAAAGGCGTGGCAGCTGCAACCGGAAAGCTCAGCAGTGGCGGTGCTGGATAAAAACGGCGTGATTAAATTCGCTAAAGACGGGCAGCTTTCAG comes from the Enterobacteriaceae bacterium Kacie_13 genome and includes:
- a CDS encoding HAMP domain-containing protein, which gives rise to MLNKLSVKAGLIGLLVFMTLILLLVSVLGANAIRQSATSLQKINQLQGEELGSLADSYSYSLRTRVASGVAVRQLEIGMMDDAKATTDRIAGYIKQADAELAKFVSIEDETPRGRDLSAAVKKTYDAYKANGLMPVLQALQSQSADSYYDVLENKITPYSNAYDKALTDFRAYAVDNTNQRIEQARAQARIQLTIIAVAFIVALTIAILAWFALQKLIMHPLTFSIAQLEYIAKGDLTHEIDDSHNNEMGRLLKAMKQMQDSLVLSVGRVRDAGNQIDVGSRELAAGNVHLAQRTEESAASLEETAASMEQLTSTVRMNAANSEQANQLAQSVSSIAAKGSQVVNQVMDKMQGITDSSKRIGDIITVIDGIAFQTNILALNAAVEAARAGEQGRGFAVVAGEVRSLAQRSAQSAKEIKELIGDSESRVSEGSNMVKSAAATMLEISSEVTRVTSLMREISIATTEQTHGIEQVNIAITQMDQVAQQNAALVEQATAATRSLEEQAQLLAESMAVFKLNRAEHD
- a CDS encoding inorganic diphosphatase; the encoded protein is MSLLNVPAGKDMPEDIYVVIEIPANADPIKYEVDKDTGALFVDRFMSTAMFYPCNYGYINHTLSLDGDPVDVLVPTPYPLQPGSVIRCRPVGMLKMTDEAGEDAKLVAVPHTKLSKEYDHIKDVNDLPELLRGQITHFFEQYKALEKGKWVKVDGWADAAAAKEEIVASFERAKNK
- a CDS encoding gamma-glutamylcyclotransferase, which codes for MRIIVYGSLRRKQGNSHWMTNAQWLGDHELEGYALYNLGHYPAVIPGEGKVYCEVYRITSSILAELDELKSNTKDYRRELISTPYGSAWIYLYIRSLDGVPRIEGGDWVKRNDAV
- a CDS encoding translocation and assembly module TamB — encoded protein: MSLFKKVCLGFLIFLMLLIGLVAFLVGTQTGLHLMINGANRFVPGLNIASTEGGWRDLTLKGVHYEMPGVDVKAGEFHLSLDFSCLKNSALCVNALRVKDVNVVVNTKEMTPAQPQPEPENSEPLTNLSTPYPITLRVLTLENINVTLDDRAISLASFRTGAHWEGRAIQLMPTQIGGLLIALPKTPVNPLPDVVQAAQDKAVEKATGKPAEPVAVVPEKPLGETLQELFAKPLLPELPDYRLPVDLDIQQITAENLRLTGDTDVLITRFELKASTQDQIVKLDKLMIRSPQGSLDGIGQATLNQNWPVDMTINTAVNVDPVKGEKIKLKVAGGLRDKLNVGLNLSGPVRAQLALQTQLAEAGLPVDLRLTSDALQWPLVGTPQYQVKGFKLNFSGKATDYALSLRADFKGDQIPPATLTLDGKGNVEQFRLTLLRLAALEGNTDLTGVVDWSKAISWNSELKLTGINTAKQWPDWPAKLQGKIATRGSLYGGTWQVQVPVLELNGNVKQNAVKAQGNLRGNSYGQWDIPQLHVELGRNNLDVKGKLSDTWDLDAKVDAPHLDGALPGLGGVAKGMLQLRGDLKAPKLLADLTATGLKWQALTIRRVDVKGDVSSTDQIQGNLAVRIQQLKQDALDITDINLEAKGNEKQHQLTLRVDGKPVSGRLALSGSFDRATEEWKGTVNNTLFDTPVGEWRLNRSIALDYFNKEQRITVGPHCWQNPNASLCVPKTIDAGASGQASVVLNRFDLAMIKPFLTDDTQLSGVFSGKADVSWKADGGLPQASVSLVGKGVKVQQLVQGSPLPVAFDTLNLNAGLNNGRATLDWLIRIANNGQLDGNIQIADPQGKRTLGGNVNITRISMALLQPALMDGEKVSGILNANLRLGGDAQKPQVFGKLALSGVDFDGQFMPFDITDANININFNGMSSLMEGVIKTAHGQLELNGNADWSELNAWRARIAARGDRVRVSVPPMVRLDVSPDLVFDATPQLFSLNGSVDIPWARITVQELPESAVGVSSDEVMLNDQRQPIKPATASIPINSNLMVNIGKDVRLDAFGLKARLEGALKVAQDSRGLGLNGQINIPSGRFHAYGQDLIVRKGQLLFSGPADQPLLNLEAIRNPDATENDVVAGLRVTGEADAPKLEIFSDPAMSQQEALSYLLRGQGLDNSGGDSGAMTSALIGLGVAQSGKLVGKIGEAFGVSNLALDTQGVGDSSQVVVSGYVLPGLQVKYGVGIFDSLATLTLRYRLMPKLYLQAVSGIDQALDLLYQFEF
- a CDS encoding BamA/TamA family outer membrane protein → MPRYRELGLLCVLLAPSLSMAAKVRLQLEGLDGDLEKNVRVRLSSIESDEVGANGRFRARVSAAIEQGLRPLGYYSPTIDFDYRETPPPGRPVLIAKVTPGTPVKIAGTTVVITGQADKDNEFEKLKETQVPAVGTILNHGTYEHFKSSLTGVALRKGYFDANMLKSQLGVIEDEHKAFWDIQFDSGQRYRFGDVHYQGSQIRDDYLQNLVPFHKGDYYTSAQLAELNRRLSATGWFNSVVVSPDFTDAKVSKTLPLNALVSPRTENTIETGVGYSTDIGPRVTANWKKPWVNDRGHSFETSTTLSGPEQSLDLSYKIPLLKSPLEQYYLVQGGFKREDLNDTNSDSTTVNLARYWDLSSGWQHAVNLRWSLDHFTQGSVTNTTMLLYPGVSLNRTRQRGGLMPTWGDSQRYSLDVSDTTWGSDVDFAVVQAQNVWIRTLEDKHRFVMRGNIGWIETNDFERVPPSLRFFAGGDRSIRGYKYKSISPRDDEGKLTGASYLGTGSLEYQYNVTGKWWGAVFVDSGEAVNDITKNDFKTGAGVGVRWASPIGPVKLDVAAPVGDKDEHGLQFYIGLGPEL
- the msrA gene encoding peptide-methionine (S)-S-oxide reductase MsrA; this translates as MQLSDKTHVVNQEDALPGRTTPMPVATTHAVNGHSMTYVPDNMEVAVFAMGCFWGVERLFWQLEGVHSTAAGYSGGFTPNPTYREVCSGQTGHAEVVRVVFDPSVISYAKLLQIFWENHDPAQGMRQGGDIGTQYRSALYVLSAEQQDQALASLASFQQAMDDANDKRTITTEITEALPFYYAEDDHQQYLFKNPEGYCGLGGIGVCLPPQ
- a CDS encoding DUF21 domain-containing protein gives rise to the protein MLNSILLILLLIAISAFFSLSEISLAASRKIKLKQLADEGNVNASRVMKLQETPGLFFTVVQIGLNAVAILGGIVGDAAFSPAFQSFFIRFMSPEMADQISFICSFVLVTSLFILFADLTPKRIGMISPESVAVRIVNPMRFCLLVCRPMVWFFNGMANMIFRLFKLPMVRNDDITSDDIYAVVEAGALAGVLRKQEHELIENVFELESRTVPSSMTSRESVIFFDLRESEESIKEKISTHPHSKFLVCDGHIDQVVGYVDSKDLLNRVLGNQSLMLSSGVQIRNALIVPDTLTLSEALESFKAAGEDFAVILNEYALVVGIITLNDVMTTLMGDLVGQGMEEQIVARDEHSWLIEGGTPIEDVMRVLHIEAFPQNGNYETIGGFMMFMLRKIPKRTDFVKFSGYKFEVVDIDSYKIDQLLVTRIVDQPVAPLLPKTPQEIKDEKKAQAQS